Within bacterium, the genomic segment AAGGCCGAGATTTACGTACTGACGAAGGAGGAGGGTGGCCGTCACACGCCGTTCTTTGATGGATATCGTCCCCAGTTCTACTTCCGCACGACGGACGTGACGGGCATTGCCCAGCTTCCCGAAGGTGTGAAGATGGTGATGCCCGGCGACAACGTTACCATCGAGGTTGAGCTGATCATGCCCATCGCCATGGAGAAAGAGCTTCGTTTCGCCATTCGCGAGGGCGGCCGGACGGTAGGCGCCGGCGTCGTCAGCGAGATCATCGAGTAGGGCCGACAACGGCTTTCGCAGGTTAATATCAGGAGGATCGGCAAGGTGATGGACCAGCAGAAGATCAGAATCAAGCTAAAGGCGTATGACTACAGGATCCTGGATACCTCGGTCAATGAGATCGTGGAAACCGCCAAACGTACCGGCGCCAGGGTCTGCGGACCCATCCCGTTGCCGACAAGACGCAGCATCTACACTGTGCTTCGCGGGCCACACATCGACAAGAAGTCCAGGGAACAGTTCGAGATCCGTATCCACAAGCGCATGCTCGACATCGTTGATCCCACCCCCCAGACCGTCGATGCACTCATGAAGCTGGACCTTTCCGCAGGTGTGGATGTGGAGATTAAACTCTCGTAAGGGGGTAAAGGAAC encodes:
- the tuf gene encoding elongation factor Tu (EF-Tu; promotes GTP-dependent binding of aminoacyl-tRNA to the A-site of ribosomes during protein biosynthesis; when the tRNA anticodon matches the mRNA codon, GTP hydrolysis results; the inactive EF-Tu-GDP leaves the ribosome and release of GDP is promoted by elongation factor Ts; many prokaryotes have two copies of the gene encoding EF-Tu), whose amino-acid sequence is KAEIYVLTKEEGGRHTPFFDGYRPQFYFRTTDVTGIAQLPEGVKMVMPGDNVTIEVELIMPIAMEKELRFAIREGGRTVGAGVVSEIIE
- the rpsJ gene encoding 30S ribosomal protein S10 yields the protein MDQQKIRIKLKAYDYRILDTSVNEIVETAKRTGARVCGPIPLPTRRSIYTVLRGPHIDKKSREQFEIRIHKRMLDIVDPTPQTVDALMKLDLSAGVDVEIKLS